The window GTAAGAGCGGCCACCCTAGCCCGGAGAACATCCTCATCCATACCCAGTTCCCGAGCGGTAGCCCATATTTTTTTTAGCTGTGGTGCTGTAATTCGAGTGGCCATATCCTAACCCTCCTAAGATTGTTTTAGTTTTTCCCGGTCTGTTTCATACCAGAAAACATTCTCAATCCGTTTATTAGCTCCGACTGCCAGAATGTCTTCCTCCGAATATTCCTTGAGCTTATCTTTCAGAATGGTTTCCGTTGTCTTAATGCAGTCCGACATGCGCCGGGCCTTTAAGGCTTCCAGTACAGCCTGGGCATTTTTATATACAATCTTGGTACTTTTCCGGAACCCAAAGGAGCCAAAGTTCATCGTTTTAGTTTTTCCCTTGAAATCATCCCGATTATATTCCGAAAACTCTTTGATTTCTGCTGCCAAAACCTTGATTCGTTCCTGGTGTGCCTGGGCCTTCATTTCAGCGTCTAGTTTAAGATCGTGTATTTTTTGATTCATTTTGTTTTCAATAACCTCAATGGCCAGTTCACATTCTGCTATCTCCTTAAGATTTAGATTCACATCCTCCCAGGTCTGAAGGGAAGTACCCTCCAATCTTTTTCTTGCCATGGTGATTCCTCCTTATAAAACACACTCTTCACGTACCAACTCGATTGATTTATTATGTTTGATTAAATGAGCCTTTAAGGCTCTAAATGAAGTCCAATAGGGAGCATAGTAGGTGTATTCAGTTTTAATATCAAGTTTGGCTTTTTTGGAGAGCCTTTTGAAGGCGGCCTTCTCCTTAGGAGATATGAGGGATTTCTTTATTGGCCTAAAAAACCGGCGTCTTTCTTCGCATTCTTCAATCATCCACTTTAGTTTAAGCACATTATTAACATAGACCTTGATTCCATTTTTAAATTGGCTTATACGGCCAAGGGTTAAGGTGATCTTATACCCATCACACATTAGAACAGCTTGTTTGTAAAATGAATTCAGGGACAGTTCAACCTCTTTCCAATCCTGCGGTGTCACATCATCACTCCTTTGCAACGTGGCTAAAAATGTTTACTAATTAGCAGGGCAAGAATCGCACCCGCCACCACAAACAGATAACCCTATACACATTGGCTTAAGAAACCGCTTTACTTCTTCGTGATCCCTCGTTAACAAGTCAGCAAACCCATACATTACATCAAATTCACCTTTTGGAAACTCACCTAATATTACAAGAAGTTTGCCTTTGCCTTTGGCGTAACCAGCTTCCAGGTGCGCTGATCTGCCAGCCGGTAATACAAGAATTACAGCATCAGCCCAGTCAATCCATTTTTTATCCTCTTCAAACGCCCGTTGCGCCCGCCGATCCTTTAAAAAATTAATTGCATCTAGTTCCTGAATATCACCCACCTCTGACCAATGGAATACATATCTACCCCGGCTATCATCAGTAAAATCATCAACTTCATGGCCGTTTCTGCGGAGATAATCAGTAAGTGATCTCACCATGGAAACATTCTTCCAAGAAGAAACCACATATATTTTCATTGGATTTAACTCCTTTCATAATTCACAACATTTACAAACCGCTCACTAACTTTTTGGCCCCAGTATCTTCTCCCGGATTTCTTCGGGAATCTTTCTTTGCAGCCACATATTATGTTTGAGATTGGGGCGGAAATACTTACACCAGTTGACTCCTGTACGGTTCTTTGTGAAGCAACCGTAATTCTGAACCTGCGGATGGCTCAAATGCCACCGGTGATATTTGCAGAACCCAATCCTATTGGCTGGTTTGGGTAGAAAATACGGTGCTCTCTTTTTCCTCATGCCCACCACATCCGGATTATCTGTGCCAGAAAATACGCTGCCGCTAATCCAAGGACTGCTTTTACCACTATGCCTATTGCACGTCCGTCCCGTTCTTCGAGTAACTTCAAAGTCAAATCAACTACGTTACTCCTACGCCGAACAGTAATTGCCACACGCTGGGACTTAAGCCATAACTTACCGTCCACTGTCACCACGGTTTTTCACTCCTTCCGAAGCCCAACGATGCAGTATACGAAGTGCTTCCATGGCTTCATCTATTTCTCGCAGCTTTTTCCCCATTTTTATGGGATCATTCCGAAAAACAAATTTTCTATTTCCTCTTTCCCGGTCCAAAGTTTTGTGAATGGACCAATATAAATAATCTACTTGTTCCTGACCGGTTAAAGGATATAGGCTCAATTGTTCCATGACCGCACCTCCAACATTTTGTTTATTCCAAAACAGTCACATTCAAATTCTGGCGTCCAAACTTTACGGCTGCCGCATGACTTTTTATATACACATCAATCCGGTTCCCTTTGATGTCCTTACCGGTATCTTCAACAATTCGACACCCAAAGCCGTCAATATAAACCTTAGTGCCGAGAGGGAGTATTGCAGGATCAGCAGCAATTGTCCGTTCCTCAGAAGGCCATGTCCCACTAGCTGTACGGCGGCCCGTATAACAATAGGCCGTTGCTTCCATAAGTAGGATCGTTTTGTCCTTCCCCCGGCTTACCTGTTGAATAGGGAAAGGAGGGCCATCTTCTGTAAAAGTTTTTTCTGCCGGACTGTATAACACTGCTGCCAAAGCCACGAATATAACAAGTTTTCTCACGCTGCTACCTCGCTGAAAGGCGGCGGAAATCTTCTCCGTCCATCAGGATTTGATAGCACATATCCCGTATCTTCGAGGTTATCCGTTCCCAGGCCAGCACAGTTCTGCCATGGACATCTTTTTCCAGGAGGTCCAGAGGAACATTGGAAGTGATGATAGTGGGAAGCTGCCTTTCGCACCTTGCATTCACGATAACAAACATCCTCTCCGTCACCCAGGAACTTTCTCGTTCTGATCCAAAGTCATCTAACAAAAGCAATTCGTTACTTTTAGCCAACTCGAGTCTGTTTTCAGCTTCATTATTTTCTCTCTTTGGCCGGAGCAAATCTAAGAGGTCCGGCACTACGCTCACCACCGCCGGGATTTGGTAGCGTTCAATAAGGGCATTCACAATGGCGTAAGCCAAATGGGTTTTTCCGGTACCTGTGGGGCCAACAAAATAGAGTCCGTTTTTCTCAGTCTCTTTTATTTCTTGATACTTTTCCACGTAGCGGCGTGCGATTTCTAAGGCCCGGTGCTGTAGCTCATTTCTAGGGGAATATTGATCCAGTGTCTTAGCAGCGTATTTCTTAGGAATTCCCGCCCGGTCAAACAACTCTCCAATTTTTCTTATCTTATTTTTTACTTCCAGGCATTCACAGTGCTCCATGAAATCCAAACCATTTTTTTTAAAACTGATTAATCCGCTCCCGTCGCACCGGTTAAAAGGGCAGGGGTCCTTCGTTGGCGTAGCGTTCCCCCCGGTTACCGTAGGAACCCCTTTGAATTGAGTTTTTATTATATTGGCTGCTAATTCCAATATTTTCACCCCCTTGAAGTCTGAATTTGGGCCATAAACTCATTATTCTGGCCAAGTGATCCACTTTATCTTTCCAGTAGGGATTTAGATAAGCCCAGTCAATGCAGGCCATCCATTCAGACAATGACGGAGCGTTTTCACCGGCCAGCATTCTTCTGGCGGTGGAAAGTTGTTTCAAGTGCCAGTCCTGAGGAAATTTAAGGACATTAGCCTCCTTAAGCTTGTTCTTTAGGTACTCCACCAAGGCTTTTTCATCCTCATTAAATCCTTTTTTGCTCTTGGTTTCAGTCATTGGATTCACCCTTTCCCTAGTCGTAACCTACACATGGCCTGGGGCAAGGATCTTCACAGGCCGCTTTCCTTTCGCAATCAAAGCAACAAAAATTTCCGCTGGCGCAGGTTCCTTCAGAACAGATCCCATCCTGATAAAACCTGCAGGCCAGTTTCTCATATTGAAGAAGTGCCTCATAAAGATTTACCCTTTGTTGTGAATCCAAGT is drawn from Desulforamulus ruminis DSM 2154 and contains these coding sequences:
- a CDS encoding host-nuclease inhibitor Gam family protein; translated protein: MARKRLEGTSLQTWEDVNLNLKEIAECELAIEVIENKMNQKIHDLKLDAEMKAQAHQERIKVLAAEIKEFSEYNRDDFKGKTKTMNFGSFGFRKSTKIVYKNAQAVLEALKARRMSDCIKTTETILKDKLKEYSEEDILAVGANKRIENVFWYETDREKLKQS
- a CDS encoding 3D domain-containing protein, translating into MRKLVIFVALAAVLYSPAEKTFTEDGPPFPIQQVSRGKDKTILLMEATAYCYTGRRTASGTWPSEERTIAADPAILPLGTKVYIDGFGCRIVEDTGKDIKGNRIDVYIKSHAAAVKFGRQNLNVTVLE
- a CDS encoding ATP-binding protein → MELAANIIKTQFKGVPTVTGGNATPTKDPCPFNRCDGSGLISFKKNGLDFMEHCECLEVKNKIRKIGELFDRAGIPKKYAAKTLDQYSPRNELQHRALEIARRYVEKYQEIKETEKNGLYFVGPTGTGKTHLAYAIVNALIERYQIPAVVSVVPDLLDLLRPKRENNEAENRLELAKSNELLLLDDFGSERESSWVTERMFVIVNARCERQLPTIITSNVPLDLLEKDVHGRTVLAWERITSKIRDMCYQILMDGEDFRRLSAR